GGCCTGGCCGGTATGCTCACGGCCCAGTGGCTACGTCGCTCCGACCTCGATGCGGCTACCCGAGTGGCGTGGCTGTGCGTGGTAGGTGGCGGCGCGGTCGTGCTCGGTATGATCTGGAATGGCTGGTTTCCTGTTAACAAAGCACTGTGGACTAGCTCTTTCGTGCTCTACACGGGTGGGTTAGCTGCCGCGGCACTGGCCATCCTCTACTGGCTCTGCGACGTGCAAGGCTTCCGGGGTTGGATCAAGCCGTTCTTGGTGTTCGGAGTGAACGCCATTACCGTGTTCTTCCTATCGGGTTTGGTGCCGCGGCTGCTCAACATGATCAAGGTGCCGGGCGCAGATGGTGCACCAACGGGGCTACGCACCTGGCTCTACGACACGCTTTTTGTCCCGTACTTCAGCCCGATCAATGCCTCGCTCGCCGGCGCTATTGTGTGCGTCTTAGTTTGGCTTGGCATCTTGTGGGTGATGTATCAGAAGCGCATCATTATCAAGGTTTGACGAAGTAACGCCTAGCGGGAAAGGGATTTCTGCGCTACACAGGGTTTATGGCCCAAGGTTTTCGCGCACAATAGGAAGAGCTCTTATCAATAGCTAGGTTCTAGCAAGCAGCGGCGAGGCGGGTACTGTCTTGCCGCTCGCTCGATTTATACTATCACACGTATCTATGCCTACTACTACCCAAGCTGCCCAAGCAACTACGGGCGCCACACCGCTCGCCGAAGCTTCGGGGCCCGCGCGGCTGCTATCCTTGGATGTATTTCGAGGACTGACCGTGGTACTGATGCTGCTCGTCAACTTCCCCGGCGACTGGCACTATTACTACGAGCCGATCACGCACGCCCCCTGGAACGGCTGCCGGCCCAGCGACTTGGTGTTTCCGGGCTTTCTGTTTATAGTAGGAGTATCGCTGGTGTACGCGCTGGCCTCTACCCGGCCGGACCCAGCCCGACACGGACGGGCGCTAGGGCGAGTCGCCCGGCGGGCAGCTATTTTGCTGGTGCTGGGCATGCTTATCGCCCTGTTGCCGCACTTCTACTTCACCAGCTTCCGGATTCCGGGCGTGTTGCAGCGCATTGCACTGGTCTTTTTGGTGTGCAGTATCCTATTTCTGAAAACAAACTGGCGCACGCAATTCTGGACACTAGTGGGGCTGCTGATTGGCTACAACCTACTGATGCAACTCGTGCCGGTGCCGGGCATCGGGCCAGCTAACCTCGACCCCGAAACAAACCTAGGTGCCTGGCTCGACCGGTTGGTATTTCGGCGGGCCCACCTCATGCTCGATCAGCAGGGCTGGGATGCGGAAGGCCTGCTGAGCACCTTGCCCGCTATTGGAACGGGGCTGCTCGGGGTACTAGCCGGTCAATGGCTGCGCCGACCTGGCGTGAGCCCGACCAACAAAGTCGTGTGGCTGTTCGTGGCGGGTAGCTTGGCTATCGTGCTAGGGTTGATCTGGAATGGGTGGTTTCCCATCAATAAAAACCTGTGGACTAGCTCTTACGTGCTTTACTCGGGCGGTATTCTTACGCTGGTGCTA
This Hymenobacter sp. GOD-10R DNA region includes the following protein-coding sequences:
- a CDS encoding acyltransferase family protein, encoding MPTTTQAAQATTGATPLAEASGPARLLSLDVFRGLTVVLMLLVNFPGDWHYYYEPITHAPWNGCRPSDLVFPGFLFIVGVSLVYALASTRPDPARHGRALGRVARRAAILLVLGMLIALLPHFYFTSFRIPGVLQRIALVFLVCSILFLKTNWRTQFWTLVGLLIGYNLLMQLVPVPGIGPANLDPETNLGAWLDRLVFRRAHLMLDQQGWDAEGLLSTLPAIGTGLLGVLAGQWLRRPGVSPTNKVVWLFVAGSLAIVLGLIWNGWFPINKNLWTSSYVLYSGGILTLVLAILYWLCDVQGFRGAWTTFFLIYGVNAFAVFFLSEAVDRVISRLKMHDASGEKVYFRDWLYNHYVVSHFTDLRLASLAWDLAYLLLWTVLLAWLYRRRIIIKV